The Solanum lycopersicum chromosome 6, SLM_r2.1 genome has a window encoding:
- the LOC101256299 gene encoding protein cornichon homolog 4 gives MADVWAWLLFFFILIALLVMVVFQLMCLSDLEFDYINPYDSASRINAVVLPEFITQGVLCLLYLITGHWVMALLCVPYMYYNYRLYTRRQHLVDVTEIFNLLNWEKKQRLFKLGYIVLLLFISLFWLIYSALEDDEESL, from the exons ATGGCTGATGTTTGGGCATggcttctcttcttcttcattctcattGCTCTCCTTGTCATGGTTGTTTTTCAG CTGATGTGCTTATCAGATTTGGAGTTTGATTATATCAACCCATACGACTCTGCATCTCGTATAAATGCAGTTGTTTTACCTGAGTTCATCACACAAGGAGTTCTGTGCTTGCTCTATTTGATAACAGGGCATTGGGTCATGGCACTTCTATGTGTTCCATATATGTACTACAATTACAGATT GTACACGAGAAGGCAGCACCTTGTTGATGTGACAGAGATTTTTAATCTGCTTAATTGGGAAAAGAAACAGCGGCTTTTCAAACTAGGCTATATCGTCCTTCTCCTcttcatatcattattttg GTTAATTTACAGTGCCTTGGAGGATGATGAAGAGTCCCTATAG